A genomic segment from Tuwongella immobilis encodes:
- the hemC gene encoding hydroxymethylbilane synthase, with product MSERPLRLGTRGSPLALWQAHDIAERLRAVIAPRIVEIVRIETHGDRIQDQPLSQMGGFGVFTRAIQQALLDGTVDLAVHSLKDLPTIPVPGLALTATPPRGPVGDVLLSEKYERFDDLPQGAVIATSSLRRRAQILNERPDLRLIEMRGNIDTRLRKMREQGIDGMILAEAGLIRLGLGEHIREVLPSRWMLPAVGQGAIGLECRADDAETRHWVEAVNDPDTWARIQAERAMLATLGGGCLVPIGVTSRIVAGTLTLRGTVLSTDGTRRLIDELSGPVEKPLNVGAELAAQLVSAGANSILASDAIDSR from the coding sequence ATGAGCGAACGTCCCCTGCGGTTGGGCACCCGAGGTAGCCCGTTGGCCCTCTGGCAGGCACACGATATTGCCGAGCGGCTGCGGGCCGTCATTGCTCCGCGCATCGTCGAAATCGTCCGCATCGAGACCCATGGCGACCGCATCCAGGACCAACCCCTTTCGCAGATGGGCGGCTTCGGAGTCTTCACGCGCGCCATTCAGCAAGCCTTGCTCGATGGTACGGTTGATCTGGCAGTCCATAGTTTGAAGGATTTGCCGACCATCCCCGTGCCCGGACTCGCACTCACCGCCACCCCACCGCGCGGACCCGTGGGCGATGTCTTGTTATCCGAGAAATACGAACGATTCGACGACCTTCCACAAGGGGCCGTCATCGCCACTAGCAGTCTTCGCCGCCGAGCGCAGATCCTCAATGAGCGTCCCGACTTACGACTCATCGAGATGCGCGGCAACATCGACACCCGCTTGCGAAAAATGCGTGAGCAGGGGATCGATGGCATGATTCTCGCCGAAGCGGGGCTGATTCGCCTGGGGCTGGGCGAGCATATCCGCGAGGTGTTGCCCAGTCGCTGGATGCTCCCCGCTGTCGGGCAGGGGGCGATTGGCCTGGAGTGCCGCGCTGATGATGCCGAGACCCGCCACTGGGTGGAGGCCGTCAACGACCCGGACACCTGGGCCCGCATTCAGGCCGAGCGTGCCATGCTCGCCACGCTGGGCGGCGGCTGCCTGGTGCCGATCGGCGTCACATCGCGCATCGTCGCTGGTACCTTGACGTTGCGCGGCACCGTCCTTTCCACCGATGGCACGCGCCGACTCATCGACGAACTTTCCGGCCCGGTCGAGAAGCCGCTCAACGTCGGTGCCGAACTCGCCGCCCAGCTCGTCTCCGCGGGGGCGAATTCGATTTTGGCCAGCGACGCCATCGATTCGCGTTAA
- a CDS encoding serine/threonine protein kinase, producing the protein MSTPQPVQPAARPEFPAKDHFPDPATSSAPRSESDWQPASLAANPHSDSDPSTQYPLPQGVVPLHQEHPYLRPPTRMNSLGRLGHYEILAVLGSGGFGKVFQALDEKLQRLVAIKVLHNRYDDGSHAVERFMREARAAAAIHHENVVIIHAIEEYPVPFLVMEYIQGQTLNQRITQRGRLPIGEALTLGLQIARGMLAAHELGIIHRDIKPANVLLTHEPEPRAKLTDFGLAWQNTDPRLTGSGIVVGTPLYIAPEQAQEQVIDTRADQFSFGAMLYHLLAGKPPFDGANTLAILVRVTTGQMHPLTRLRPEIPVDVIRLIERLLEKNPEKRFPNTAMLVSELERLCELWKSGRLEAPRLRHDRSTTAGMSLDVPVPPPIVPTPLVSAPPWAIPQPKEYEQLPTTANLRKRPDLRSVVWSLGIVLIVAAALFGGSRISGEFPFAGRNAVESSAPKISSHVPPTSESRVSEGVMFIPPPPPQVNQANLPQKQSLLIRPKELESPAPQRGTAEYAEFARIGREYYQQFRADFGFPTPERLIARFQDEMLSVNPTLFKMVDVKSDEAGIHVNFPDGVTNYSPIYLLPNLHEVVVNGGEFDFESFRNLDFRRFNGSDLRFVYSLAAFGSTKAHHLDLTNVDLASLEWLRDLPNVTALTFKPTPLLSYTPIYDRKLDVLAIRNEGIDLRSVQGAQFRRFDLLHQAYSDEELAPIRSMDVEDLSVCFNPIVRTLNWVPKHPKLRQLALNTTPIRDLSPLIGSNIETLWILETRVDDLTPLKFLPKLKELHCRKIPARDFTPLIETNIEMIEADLDPIRDEAWLRKMPRLRMINYRLVDEFFAQARNP; encoded by the coding sequence GTGTCCACTCCTCAACCCGTGCAACCGGCGGCGCGCCCGGAATTCCCGGCGAAGGATCATTTTCCGGACCCCGCGACTTCATCCGCACCGAGGTCCGAAAGCGATTGGCAACCCGCATCGCTGGCAGCGAACCCGCATTCGGACAGCGATCCATCGACGCAATATCCGTTGCCTCAAGGGGTAGTGCCGCTGCATCAGGAGCATCCGTATCTTCGTCCGCCGACACGGATGAATTCGCTGGGACGGTTGGGACATTATGAGATTCTCGCGGTTCTCGGCAGCGGCGGGTTCGGGAAAGTCTTCCAAGCGTTGGATGAGAAGTTACAACGGCTGGTCGCGATCAAAGTATTGCACAATCGCTATGATGATGGCAGCCATGCGGTGGAGCGGTTCATGCGGGAAGCGCGTGCCGCTGCGGCGATTCATCATGAGAATGTGGTCATCATCCACGCGATTGAAGAGTATCCCGTCCCGTTTCTGGTGATGGAATACATCCAAGGACAAACGCTGAATCAACGGATCACTCAACGTGGAAGGCTGCCGATTGGTGAGGCATTGACCCTGGGACTGCAAATCGCCCGCGGGATGCTCGCCGCTCACGAACTGGGGATCATCCACCGCGATATCAAGCCAGCGAATGTGCTGCTCACCCATGAACCCGAACCGCGAGCGAAGTTGACCGATTTCGGTTTGGCCTGGCAAAACACCGATCCGCGGCTCACCGGGTCGGGGATTGTCGTCGGCACTCCGCTGTACATCGCTCCCGAACAAGCCCAGGAACAGGTGATTGATACTCGGGCCGATCAATTTAGCTTCGGGGCGATGCTGTATCATCTGCTCGCGGGAAAACCGCCGTTTGATGGCGCGAACACGCTGGCCATCCTGGTGCGGGTTACCACCGGGCAAATGCATCCGCTCACGCGACTCCGGCCTGAGATTCCGGTTGACGTGATTCGGTTGATCGAACGGCTGCTGGAAAAAAATCCCGAGAAGCGCTTTCCCAACACGGCAATGCTCGTGAGCGAGTTGGAGCGTTTGTGCGAATTGTGGAAATCGGGGCGTTTGGAAGCGCCGCGTCTGCGCCATGATCGGAGTACCACTGCGGGAATGTCACTGGACGTGCCGGTTCCGCCGCCGATTGTCCCCACTCCGCTGGTCTCCGCTCCGCCCTGGGCGATCCCGCAACCCAAAGAGTATGAACAACTTCCGACAACCGCGAACCTTCGGAAACGCCCGGATTTGCGATCCGTTGTTTGGAGTCTGGGGATCGTGCTGATCGTCGCGGCTGCTTTGTTCGGGGGCAGCCGCATATCCGGCGAATTTCCCTTTGCGGGACGGAATGCCGTGGAGTCGTCGGCTCCGAAAATCAGCTCGCATGTGCCGCCAACTTCGGAATCGAGGGTATCCGAAGGGGTGATGTTCATCCCGCCGCCACCGCCGCAAGTGAATCAGGCGAACTTGCCCCAGAAACAATCGTTGCTGATTCGTCCGAAGGAATTGGAATCACCGGCCCCGCAACGGGGAACGGCGGAATATGCCGAATTTGCCCGCATCGGACGTGAATACTATCAACAATTTCGGGCTGATTTCGGATTCCCGACCCCAGAACGGCTGATCGCTCGATTCCAGGACGAAATGCTGTCGGTGAATCCGACGTTGTTCAAAATGGTCGATGTGAAGTCCGACGAAGCCGGGATCCATGTCAACTTTCCCGATGGGGTGACGAATTATTCGCCGATTTATTTGTTGCCCAATTTGCATGAAGTGGTAGTAAACGGGGGAGAATTTGATTTTGAATCGTTTCGGAACTTGGACTTCCGACGCTTCAACGGGAGCGACTTGCGCTTCGTCTATTCGCTTGCCGCGTTTGGATCGACGAAGGCGCATCATCTCGATCTGACGAATGTGGATTTGGCATCGCTGGAATGGCTGCGGGATCTGCCGAATGTGACTGCGTTGACGTTCAAGCCGACGCCTCTGCTTTCTTACACGCCGATCTACGATCGCAAGTTGGATGTCCTGGCGATTCGGAATGAAGGAATCGATCTGCGTTCCGTTCAAGGGGCTCAGTTCCGTCGCTTCGACCTCTTGCATCAGGCTTATTCCGATGAGGAATTGGCTCCGATTCGCTCCATGGATGTGGAAGATTTGTCGGTTTGCTTCAATCCGATCGTGCGGACACTCAATTGGGTTCCAAAACATCCCAAATTACGACAGTTGGCCTTAAATACGACTCCGATTCGTGACTTATCACCACTGATTGGGAGCAATATCGAAACATTATGGATTCTTGAGACGCGGGTGGACGATCTCACGCCCTTGAAATTTCTTCCAAAATTGAAAGAGTTGCACTGTCGAAAGATTCCGGCTCGCGATTTTACGCCATTGATCGAAACGAATATCGAGATGATCGAGGCGGATCTCGACCCCATCCGTGATGAGGCGTGGCTGCGGAAGATGCCGAGGTTGCGGATGATCAATTATCGCTTGGTAGACGAATTTTTCGCCCAAGCGAGAAATCCGTGA
- a CDS encoding serine/threonine-protein kinase translates to MSTPQPVRHVGSPELPAADPLPDPVTPTSPMSGGGVPFQPAPYPSLNSNPHSDSDPSTQYPLPQGVVPLHQEHPYLRPPTRMNSLGRLGHYEILAVLGSGGFGKVFQALDEKLQRLVALKVLHNRYDDGSHAVERFMREARAAAAIHHENVVIIHAIEEYPVPFLVMEYIQGQTLNQRMVQRGPMPVGELLHLGVQIARGMAAAHELGIIHRDIKPANILLNYATKPHAKLTDFGLARQLDDARLTGSGIVVGTPMYIAPEQAQGDDCDARGDQFSFGAVLYHMAAGIPPFSGSNTLALLLNVTTGSKRPLAEVRPELPARIVAVIERLLANTPEQRFPTSQALVAELEQILDDWTAGRLDEHSPVPPTAISPMPISAGIPLGNPQRNPFPENVLRANPDGAPRRGGFRWVGWTVAASVLAGLAGIGSQLLFRGEPEDASALGNPNESIASLPNIVPPFLNDPIRPGVEQEPPMAPQLPPVEEVVPKPPLLVHENPPPVGTPEYAKFCQVQREHYQKMRQQIERLPIEQQIQTFVREMLAANPDLPQPIDLKREDVGLVVAIPWERVVNFGPLVLVPQFHQLTLTGYGGPDRCLDFEAIRDLRLTIFETWASHVHSLDVLHTLQANHIDLASLPMDDLSWIRNCSTVRSLTLQLKPAASVTPLYDHPLQKLAFRGPPPDLRLIRGLKLNRFDLWEFRLSDDELDSLRSLEVEDLSIGGNRRIQTLNWVPKEPKLKQLAVNGTSVSDLSPLKGSSIEMLWIIDTNVRDLTPLQFMPNLRELHCKQTKIADFSPLQGTYLELVDADFVFERDAPILQKMPRLKLINYQDANDYLVPKSR, encoded by the coding sequence GTGTCCACTCCTCAACCCGTTCGGCATGTGGGATCGCCGGAACTTCCAGCGGCGGATCCATTGCCGGACCCCGTGACTCCAACCTCTCCGATGTCGGGTGGCGGGGTGCCATTTCAACCTGCGCCTTACCCGTCATTGAACTCGAATCCGCATTCGGACAGCGATCCATCGACGCAATATCCGTTGCCTCAAGGGGTAGTGCCGCTGCATCAGGAGCATCCGTATCTTCGTCCGCCGACACGGATGAATTCGCTGGGACGGTTGGGGCATTATGAGATTCTTGCGGTTCTTGGCAGCGGCGGTTTCGGGAAAGTCTTCCAAGCGTTGGATGAGAAGTTACAACGGTTGGTCGCGCTCAAAGTCTTGCACAATCGCTATGATGATGGCAGCCATGCGGTGGAGCGGTTCATGCGGGAAGCGCGTGCCGCTGCGGCGATTCATCATGAGAATGTGGTCATCATCCATGCGATTGAAGAGTATCCCGTGCCGTTTCTGGTGATGGAATACATCCAAGGACAAACGCTGAATCAACGAATGGTGCAGCGCGGACCGATGCCGGTGGGGGAGTTGCTGCATCTGGGCGTCCAGATTGCGCGGGGCATGGCGGCAGCGCACGAACTGGGGATCATCCACCGCGATATTAAGCCTGCGAATATTCTGCTCAATTACGCAACGAAACCGCATGCAAAGCTCACCGACTTTGGATTGGCTCGGCAACTGGACGATGCTCGACTGACGGGAAGTGGAATTGTTGTCGGAACACCCATGTATATCGCCCCGGAACAAGCCCAAGGCGATGATTGCGATGCGCGGGGGGATCAATTCAGTTTCGGGGCCGTGCTGTATCACATGGCGGCTGGCATTCCGCCGTTTTCGGGTTCCAATACACTGGCGCTGTTGCTGAATGTGACAACCGGCTCGAAGCGCCCACTCGCGGAGGTGCGGCCCGAGTTGCCCGCACGCATTGTTGCGGTAATCGAACGGTTGCTTGCGAATACCCCCGAGCAGCGATTTCCGACGTCCCAAGCGTTGGTCGCAGAGTTGGAGCAGATTCTCGACGATTGGACCGCAGGGCGATTGGACGAACACTCGCCCGTGCCGCCAACTGCGATCAGTCCGATGCCGATTTCGGCGGGGATACCACTCGGCAATCCGCAGCGCAATCCGTTTCCAGAAAACGTGTTGCGAGCGAATCCAGACGGGGCACCCCGCCGAGGCGGATTCCGCTGGGTGGGATGGACGGTGGCCGCGAGCGTGCTTGCAGGTCTTGCGGGAATCGGGAGCCAACTGCTATTCCGCGGCGAACCCGAGGACGCATCCGCATTGGGCAATCCGAATGAATCGATTGCATCGCTCCCCAACATCGTCCCCCCGTTCCTGAATGACCCGATTCGCCCAGGAGTCGAACAGGAGCCTCCGATGGCGCCGCAACTTCCGCCAGTGGAAGAGGTTGTGCCGAAACCGCCGCTGCTCGTGCATGAGAATCCGCCCCCCGTTGGAACGCCGGAATACGCGAAGTTCTGCCAGGTGCAGCGCGAACACTATCAGAAAATGCGGCAACAGATCGAGCGATTGCCGATCGAACAGCAGATTCAGACGTTTGTGCGGGAAATGCTCGCGGCCAATCCGGATCTTCCGCAGCCGATTGACCTGAAACGAGAAGACGTTGGTTTGGTTGTTGCAATCCCGTGGGAGCGGGTGGTCAATTTTGGTCCGTTGGTTTTGGTGCCGCAATTCCACCAGTTAACTTTGACTGGGTATGGGGGGCCGGATCGGTGCCTGGATTTTGAGGCGATTCGAGACTTGCGGTTGACGATCTTTGAGACTTGGGCAAGCCATGTGCATTCGCTCGATGTCCTGCACACACTTCAAGCGAATCACATCGATCTGGCGAGCCTGCCGATGGATGATTTGTCGTGGATTCGCAATTGTTCGACCGTGCGATCGCTCACGCTGCAGTTGAAACCGGCAGCGTCGGTTACACCGTTGTACGATCACCCGTTGCAGAAGCTCGCCTTTCGTGGGCCGCCTCCCGATCTGCGCTTGATTCGCGGGTTAAAGTTGAATCGATTCGATCTTTGGGAGTTTCGATTATCGGATGATGAACTCGATTCGCTGCGTTCGTTGGAGGTCGAAGATCTTTCAATTGGGGGGAATCGGCGGATTCAGACCCTGAATTGGGTGCCGAAGGAGCCTAAACTGAAACAATTGGCCGTGAATGGGACCAGCGTAAGCGATCTGTCTCCGCTCAAAGGCTCATCCATCGAAATGCTGTGGATCATTGATACCAACGTGCGAGATTTGACGCCGTTGCAATTCATGCCCAACCTTCGGGAGTTGCATTGCAAACAGACGAAGATTGCGGATTTTTCGCCGCTTCAGGGGACGTATCTCGAACTGGTCGATGCCGACTTTGTGTTCGAGCGAGATGCCCCCATTTTGCAGAAGATGCCAAGATTGAAGTTGATTAACTACCAGGATGCGAACGACTATCTCGTTCCAAAATCGAGATAG
- a CDS encoding DEAD/DEAH box helicase produces MSMQVAEESSSGFGALGLDARIVDALGYDDPSPIQRESIPHVLAGKDLVGLAATGTGKTAAFALPMIHLLSQETGRRRGVSAIVLVPTRELAMQVCKSVQTYGKPVGVTALAVYGGTAYGEQIQTIRRGVDVIVATPGRALDLIRKGKMPLETIRFVVLDEADEMLDMGFAEDIEAILSETPSTRQTMLFSATMPPRIESIASQHLTEPVRVRVARPEVSPTEAPKVRQTAFIVQRHHKLPALGRILDGEQPTSAIIFCRTRTEADELTDMLAQRGYRPLALHGGLSQENRDQVMKKFRSGTADLLIATDIAARGLDIQQLSHVINYDVPTQVEAYVHRIGRVGRAGREGVAITLATPREQSALSLIERVTKTKIEFGRVPTAADLRIKRAGRTEKRLRDALVNLNVSDEIRGMMGVLEAEFDPKQLLLAAAVLLTQSNSDDESLGDIPTVMPGSRREPRDMRGDRFGDRNNDRFRDNRGGYDRSGGRDSGPRFPAGGDRDRRAIGSRPTAEGMRKVFFGAGFDAGISARDLVGAIANEAGIPGKDLGAIDITDRFSLVEVPEDVAEYVIEAMQGSRIRGRKVNVRADRPPRG; encoded by the coding sequence ATGTCGATGCAAGTCGCCGAGGAATCATCCTCGGGGTTCGGTGCTTTGGGATTGGATGCGCGAATTGTGGATGCATTGGGATACGATGATCCCTCACCCATTCAGCGAGAATCCATTCCGCATGTGTTAGCTGGCAAAGATTTGGTGGGTTTAGCGGCCACCGGCACCGGAAAAACCGCTGCGTTTGCGTTGCCCATGATTCATCTGCTCAGCCAAGAAACCGGACGCCGTCGTGGTGTCTCGGCCATTGTGCTGGTGCCCACCCGCGAACTGGCCATGCAAGTCTGCAAGTCGGTGCAGACCTACGGCAAGCCGGTCGGTGTCACCGCCCTGGCCGTCTACGGCGGCACTGCCTACGGCGAGCAAATCCAGACGATTCGCCGCGGGGTGGATGTCATCGTCGCCACGCCCGGACGCGCGCTCGATCTGATTCGCAAGGGCAAAATGCCCCTCGAAACCATTCGCTTCGTTGTGCTGGACGAAGCCGATGAAATGCTCGATATGGGCTTTGCCGAAGATATCGAAGCAATTCTGTCGGAAACTCCGTCCACTCGGCAAACCATGCTGTTCTCGGCGACAATGCCGCCGCGCATCGAATCGATCGCCAGTCAGCATTTGACCGAGCCGGTCCGAGTTCGCGTTGCCCGCCCGGAAGTGTCGCCAACGGAAGCTCCGAAGGTGCGGCAAACGGCGTTCATCGTGCAACGGCACCACAAACTGCCCGCATTGGGTCGCATTCTGGATGGCGAACAGCCGACCTCCGCGATTATTTTCTGCCGCACCCGCACCGAAGCGGACGAACTGACCGACATGCTCGCTCAACGTGGCTACCGGCCGCTGGCGCTGCACGGCGGGTTGTCGCAAGAAAATCGCGATCAGGTGATGAAGAAGTTCCGCAGCGGCACCGCCGATTTGCTGATCGCCACCGACATCGCCGCACGCGGGTTGGACATTCAGCAACTGTCGCACGTCATCAACTACGATGTGCCGACGCAAGTAGAAGCCTACGTTCACCGCATCGGGCGAGTCGGCCGCGCGGGTCGGGAAGGGGTGGCGATCACCCTGGCGACGCCGCGTGAACAATCCGCGCTCAGCCTGATTGAACGGGTCACGAAGACGAAGATCGAATTCGGTCGCGTGCCGACAGCGGCCGACCTTCGCATCAAGCGAGCGGGCCGCACCGAAAAGCGGCTGCGCGATGCCTTGGTCAACCTGAATGTTTCGGATGAAATCCGCGGCATGATGGGCGTGCTGGAAGCCGAATTCGACCCCAAGCAACTGCTGTTGGCCGCCGCGGTGCTGCTGACACAAAGCAATAGCGACGATGAATCGCTGGGCGATATTCCGACGGTGATGCCCGGAAGCCGACGGGAACCGCGCGATATGCGTGGTGATCGATTCGGCGATCGAAATAACGATCGATTCCGAGATAATCGTGGCGGATATGACCGTTCCGGCGGACGAGATTCCGGCCCGCGATTCCCGGCGGGTGGCGATCGCGATCGTCGGGCGATTGGCTCGCGGCCCACGGCGGAAGGCATGCGCAAAGTCTTCTTTGGTGCCGGCTTCGATGCGGGGATCAGTGCCCGTGACCTGGTTGGGGCGATTGCCAACGAAGCGGGCATTCCCGGCAAAGACCTCGGGGCCATCGATATCACCGATCGTTTCTCGCTGGTCGAAGTGCCGGAAGATGTTGCCGAGTATGTGATTGAGGCGATGCAAGGCAGTCGCATTCGTGGCCGCAAAGTCAATGTGCGGGCTGATCGTCCGCCGCGCGGGTGA
- a CDS encoding redoxin domain-containing protein, with protein sequence MIRSTRTAWVLGGVLIPLVGMGLMRPAGEGTAAEPTPPAAPAPTATSTTTPVTTSATTPAKTSRIGQSVGDFELVDVRTGKPVARKDFGNRKAIAVIFMGTTCPINNAYLPRLNQYQRQFGDRVQILGINSNSSDTVARAAEHATRNELQFPVLKDPSGAVALKFGATRTPEAFVIDATGVIRYHGRIDDQYGLTEDGFDIKRISARTSELRDALEAVTAGKSVEVAETTVSGCYITRPPRPKATGQVTYFRHVAPLIQKHCQECHRSGQIGPMELTNYDQIAEWSEMVRDVISDERMPPWYADPKYGHFSNDRSMPAEDAATILKWIDDGCPKGDAKDAPPEKVYPQQEWTIGKPDVVLTMPTAFPVPAEMPRRGLPYQLFIIDPGFEKDMWVQAAEAKAGAPTVVHHILAFIAPPLSGVDPNIPDFPFLPLVKNARVLCGTAPGDMPTVFPPGVAIKIPAGSKIIIQMHYTPNGKAEKDLSSIGLIFAKEPPKRQVLTIPVFNARVRIPPGDSNHRMDSYFTTKFDGEILSYMPHMHLRGKSFTMGIRPGGTGDEKLLLSVPRYNFNWQNVYRNVTPVKFQKGDVIHCVAYYDNSEKNPNNPDPMKEVRWGDQTWEEMMIGWMDIVYNIPVNSAGK encoded by the coding sequence ATGATTCGATCGACTCGCACCGCGTGGGTGCTGGGTGGTGTGCTGATTCCGCTTGTCGGAATGGGGCTGATGCGGCCAGCCGGCGAAGGGACCGCCGCCGAGCCAACTCCCCCCGCCGCTCCTGCGCCGACGGCAACCTCCACCACCACGCCCGTGACCACATCAGCGACCACGCCCGCCAAGACGAGCCGAATTGGCCAATCGGTGGGCGATTTCGAACTGGTGGATGTCCGCACTGGCAAGCCCGTGGCCCGCAAGGACTTCGGCAATCGCAAGGCCATAGCGGTCATTTTCATGGGCACCACTTGCCCGATCAACAACGCCTATTTGCCGCGATTGAATCAATATCAACGGCAATTTGGCGATCGGGTGCAGATCCTCGGCATCAACAGCAATAGCTCCGATACCGTGGCCCGCGCGGCCGAGCATGCAACGCGAAACGAGTTGCAGTTCCCCGTGCTGAAAGACCCCAGCGGCGCGGTCGCCTTGAAATTCGGGGCGACTCGCACTCCCGAGGCGTTCGTCATCGATGCCACGGGGGTGATTCGCTATCACGGCCGCATCGACGATCAATATGGCCTGACCGAAGATGGCTTCGACATCAAGCGGATCTCCGCTCGAACTTCCGAATTGCGGGATGCGCTGGAAGCCGTGACAGCCGGGAAATCGGTGGAAGTCGCCGAGACAACCGTTTCTGGCTGCTATATCACCCGACCGCCTCGACCGAAGGCGACCGGCCAAGTGACTTATTTCCGCCATGTCGCGCCGCTAATCCAGAAGCACTGCCAAGAGTGCCATCGCTCGGGGCAAATCGGGCCGATGGAGCTGACCAACTACGACCAAATCGCCGAGTGGTCCGAGATGGTCCGCGATGTGATCTCCGATGAGCGGATGCCCCCTTGGTACGCCGATCCGAAATATGGTCATTTCTCGAACGATCGCAGCATGCCCGCGGAAGATGCCGCCACGATTCTGAAGTGGATCGACGATGGTTGCCCCAAGGGCGATGCGAAGGACGCGCCGCCGGAAAAGGTCTACCCGCAACAGGAATGGACGATCGGGAAACCGGATGTGGTGCTGACGATGCCGACGGCGTTCCCGGTGCCAGCCGAGATGCCGCGTCGCGGGTTGCCGTACCAACTGTTTATCATTGATCCGGGCTTCGAGAAGGATATGTGGGTGCAGGCCGCCGAAGCGAAAGCCGGTGCGCCAACGGTGGTGCATCACATTCTGGCGTTCATTGCTCCGCCGCTGTCGGGGGTTGATCCGAATATCCCGGACTTCCCGTTTCTGCCGCTGGTGAAGAATGCCCGTGTGCTGTGTGGCACTGCGCCGGGCGATATGCCGACGGTGTTCCCGCCGGGGGTGGCGATCAAGATTCCCGCCGGGTCGAAGATCATCATCCAGATGCACTACACGCCCAACGGCAAGGCTGAGAAGGATCTGTCGTCGATTGGTCTGATTTTCGCCAAAGAGCCACCCAAGCGGCAAGTGCTGACGATTCCGGTGTTTAATGCTCGTGTCCGCATTCCGCCAGGCGATTCCAACCACCGCATGGACAGCTACTTTACCACGAAATTCGATGGCGAGATTCTCAGCTACATGCCGCACATGCACCTGCGTGGCAAGAGCTTCACCATGGGTATCCGCCCCGGTGGCACGGGTGACGAGAAGCTGCTGCTGAGCGTGCCGCGCTACAATTTCAATTGGCAAAACGTCTATCGGAATGTGACGCCGGTGAAGTTCCAAAAGGGGGATGTGATTCACTGTGTGGCGTACTACGATAATTCGGAAAAGAATCCGAATAATCCCGACCCGATGAAGGAAGTCCGCTGGGGCGACCAAACCTGGGAAGAAATGATGATCGGCTGGATGGATATCGTGTACAACATTCCGGTGAATTCCGCAGGAAAATAA
- a CDS encoding HIT family protein has product MAEADCPLCQAIAAGYAADTLVWEFPHSLAILGPWQYYHGYCVLISKTHARELNRLPAKVRRDYLEEMSVLADAVESAFAPRKLNIESLGNVVPHLHWHLFPRYETDADHLKAVWLALDAAERDPARKTALQTGLTPREVTIARLQAALRERIGS; this is encoded by the coding sequence ATGGCCGAGGCTGATTGTCCGCTCTGTCAGGCGATCGCGGCAGGGTACGCTGCGGATACGCTCGTTTGGGAGTTCCCGCATTCGCTGGCCATTCTCGGACCCTGGCAATACTATCATGGTTACTGTGTGCTCATCAGCAAGACGCATGCCCGTGAATTGAATCGACTCCCCGCCAAGGTTCGCCGAGACTATTTGGAAGAAATGAGTGTCTTGGCCGATGCAGTGGAATCCGCGTTCGCACCCCGTAAACTAAATATCGAATCGCTGGGCAATGTGGTGCCGCATCTGCATTGGCACCTGTTTCCACGATACGAAACGGACGCGGATCATCTCAAAGCGGTCTGGCTGGCGCTGGATGCCGCCGAGCGTGACCCCGCCCGCAAGACCGCGTTGCAAACCGGTCTCACCCCCCGCGAAGTCACCATCGCCCGCCTGCAAGCGGCCCTGCGTGAACGAATAGGATCGTGA
- a CDS encoding PDZ domain-containing protein, with the protein MTRTYWTLLAVFGLLIGTPTATLRADAESPTVIPFTFVESGHFLVKVKLNGKGPYQLIFDTGAPTMLINNRIARDSGVVTPKTPKPFFAPFGALGEFPIKLLEIGQTEAENIKAMVVDHPTVELFSKVFEPKYGKIDGIVGFPFFARYRMTVDYQAKTLTMVPSGYQPKNLNETIMLKLMGGNRGPNLVAPAGQWGVVVAKASDDSDAGVVVEQVYANSPAAKAGLKVGDRLLTLDGRWTDSVEDCYRAVASLKPGKAVTATVERNGNEQAISITPRSGY; encoded by the coding sequence ATGACCCGCACCTATTGGACTCTGCTCGCGGTATTCGGTCTGCTCATCGGCACCCCGACAGCGACCCTCCGCGCCGATGCCGAATCGCCGACCGTGATTCCGTTCACTTTCGTGGAATCCGGCCACTTTCTCGTCAAAGTGAAGCTCAACGGCAAAGGGCCGTACCAGCTCATTTTCGACACCGGCGCTCCGACGATGCTCATCAATAACCGCATCGCCCGCGATTCCGGAGTGGTGACGCCGAAAACGCCCAAGCCGTTCTTCGCCCCATTCGGTGCGTTGGGCGAATTCCCGATCAAGCTGCTCGAAATCGGCCAAACCGAAGCGGAAAACATCAAAGCTATGGTCGTGGATCATCCCACAGTCGAACTCTTCTCCAAGGTCTTCGAGCCGAAATATGGCAAAATCGACGGCATTGTCGGGTTTCCGTTCTTCGCCCGGTATCGCATGACGGTCGATTATCAAGCCAAAACGCTGACGATGGTTCCCAGCGGCTATCAGCCAAAGAATCTGAACGAAACCATCATGCTCAAGTTGATGGGGGGCAATCGTGGGCCGAATCTCGTCGCACCGGCAGGGCAGTGGGGCGTGGTTGTCGCCAAGGCATCGGATGATAGCGATGCGGGCGTCGTCGTCGAGCAGGTCTATGCGAATTCCCCAGCGGCCAAGGCGGGGCTGAAAGTCGGCGATCGGCTGCTGACGCTCGATGGCCGGTGGACCGATTCCGTCGAAGATTGCTATCGGGCAGTCGCTTCGCTGAAACCGGGCAAGGCGGTGACGGCGACCGTGGAACGCAACGGCAACGAACAAGCGATTTCGATTACTCCGCGATCGGGCTATTGA